The following are encoded together in the Daphnia magna isolate NIES linkage group LG8, ASM2063170v1.1, whole genome shotgun sequence genome:
- the LOC116929416 gene encoding sodium leak channel non-selective protein encodes MLGRKQSLRGELLPYEVAQEETNNESVGVDWMNKLWMKRLLRMSALLCLCSVSLNTPKTFELYPFLRPVTFACDLTTGLLFTAEMVVKINTRSLLKGEDSYLRDRWCLFDTSMLFFLWISVILQALELTALVSSTYAYLSILRAPRPLIMIRFIRVFLKFSMPKSRINQIFKRSGQQIYNVTLFFLFFMSLYGLLGVQFFGELRNHCILNDTDFNHITVNSLTIPDTYCSMDSSSGYQCPEGTVCIKLKDSRYKLGFNGFDEIATSIFTVYQAFSQEGWVFIMYRAVDTLPAWRAFMYFTTMIFFLSWLVKNVFIAVITETFNEIRVQFQQMWGQRGSQLADIVDARAPIISGDDRGWKLVPTDATRHQYRTVMLFLPVLNSAAYHLLLMAAILANGLFTASMSFRHDGRPRSDFYQQHYYIEVGFTVFFNLEALFKIWCLGFRDYYGRTIYKFEFLLVIGTTLHLLPQFYLSVLTYFQVLRVVRLIKASPLLEDFVYKIFGPGKKLGSLIIFTMCLLIITSSISMQLFCFLADFTKFETFPEAFMSMFQILTQEAWVEVMDETMLRTSETIVPIVAVYFILYHLFVTLIVLSLFVAVILDNLELDEDIKKLKQLKAREQSAEIKKTLPRRLRLFEKFPDRPQMTRLHKVPSDFNLPKVRDSFVRQFMLETGDDEDLPIDKGNDESKGNGKVLYRKKQPLRLLNSVISTCVAGTNQKQNAITGIINESNNQRLLLGDSGPIPIIGTVKQGAAGQKNRQDLKKGGHRSFRGSVKIKQTYEHLKENGDLGAMNRTSTSRRTPDIDIKLLQAKRQQAEMRRNQREEDLRENHPYFDTPLFLVPRESGFRRLCQRMVYARYCPRLKDPITGKERKLHYKRFHNLVGLVTYLDWVMIFVTTLSCLSMMFETPRYRLCDHRELQIAEFGFVVFMSLELGLKILADGLFFTPKALFKDAAGILDLFTFAVGLAMLCWMPKVVPQNSSAQLLLLLRCLRPLRIFILVPHMRKVVCELCRGFKEILLVSTLLIVLMFVFASYGVQLYGGRLARCNDSEIKNRDLCVGVFLRKVFVTKMKLAPGENETHPAILVPRVWANPRRFNFDSIGNAMLALFEVLSFKGWLDIRDVLIKTLGPVHAIYIHIFVFLGCMIGLTLFVGVVIANYSENKGTALLTVDQRRWCDLKKRLKIAQPLHLPPRPEGHRFRAFIYDITQHIYFKRFIALMVILNSSLLCVSWREDQAHTSLLATISSCLSFVFVAEVSMKMIAFTPHGYWQSRRNRYDTLVTVMGLVWAITNYTMGNDLSHSFGFVAIILRFFTITGKHATLKMLMLTVVVSVYKSFFIIMGMFLLIFVYALTGCLLFGTVKYGESVGRQANFGSTPSGIIMLFRIVTGEDWYKIMHDCMVLPPFCTPGTNYWETDCGNFTAAMIFFCSFYVIITYIVLNLLVAIIMENFSLFYSNEEDALLSYADIRNFQNTWNIVDVNQRGVIPVRKVKFVLRLLKGRLEVDPQKDRLLFKHMCFELERLHNGEDVTFHDVLNMLSYRSVDIRKSLQLEELMAREELEYLIEEEVAKQTIRQWLDSCLKRMKTVNTHDAKDHNSLLAGLRATNDQLQEAQEEKHREFSSGGGERDATEVKETDGSGKHRRKGMLVTRSDSINSVSGRRLFYAPCHGDGSTQQRPTYDKERLGVSSNPKKRPSRQSTGKGIPSSSFSHSVGECSPGTSPTCPTGSGQHVLVFPYSSIGGGASSNWSSRGPGHPLPPLAPPSALAVRVASAVTEVQDWWRDQLASLDDSDDD; translated from the exons ATGCTTGGCAGAAAGCAGTCATTGCGAGGGGAACTTCTTCCTTATGAGGTAGCCCAAGAAGAAACTAACAATGAATCAGTTGGTGTTGATTGGATGAATAAG CTATGGATGAAACGACTATTGCGGATGAGCGCTTTACTCTGCCTCTGTTCTGTTTCTCTAAATACGCCCAAAACCTTCGAACTATATCCCTTTTTACGTCCCGTTACATTTGCCTGTGATTTAACCACCGGGCTTCTCTTTACCGCTGAAATGGTGGTAAAGATCAATACGCGTAGTTTGCTAAAG ggaGAAGATTCGTATTTAAGAGaccgttggtgtttgtttgaCACCAGTATGCTGTTCTTCCTGTGGATCTCTGTCATTCTTCAGGCGTTGGAGCTTACGGCACTTGTATCGTCGACATATGCTTATCTTTCCATTCTCCGCGCTCCTCGCCCGTTGATCATGATCCGTTTTATTCGCGTTTTCCTTAAGTTTTCCATGCCGAAATCGCGAATCAATCAAATATTCAA GCGTTCGGGTCAACAGATATATAACGTAACGTTGTTCTTCCTATTTTTCATGTCGTTGTACGGCCTCCTAGGTGTTCAATTTTTTGGAGAATTACGTAATCACTGCATTCTAAACGACACTGACTTTAA CCACATTACGGTTAACAGTCTCACCATACCGGATACATATTGTTCCATGGATTCTTCATCTGGGTATCAG TGTCCCGAAGGAACGGTCTGcataaaattaaaagattCACGATACAAATTAGGATTTAATGGCTTTGACGAAATAG CCACCAGCATTTTCACAGTATACCAAGCTTTCTCTCAAGAAGGTTGGGTATTTATTATGTACCGCGCAGTGGACACGTTACCGGCTTGGCGAGCTTTTATGTATTTTACTACGATGATTTTCTTCCTGAGCTGGCTTGTCAAAAACGTTTTTATTGCCGTCATTACGGAGACGTTCAACGAGATTCGAGTCCAGTTCCAGCAAATGTGGGGCCAAAGAGGTTCGCAATTGGCTGATATTGTGGATGCCCGTGCACCCATCATTAGCGGGGATGACCGTGGATGGAAGCTAGTACCGACAGATGCAACCCGTCATCAATACCGCACCGTCATGCTCTTCCTTCCGGTTTTAAACTCAGCCGCCTACCACCTACTTCTAATGGCGGCCATTCTGGCAAACGGCCTTTTTACGGCCAGCATGAGTTTCAGACACGATGGGCGTCCTCGCAGTGATTTTTACCAACAACATTACTACATCGAG GTGGGATTCACCGTCTTTTTTAACTTGGAGGCCCTGTTCAAAATATGGTGTCTTGGCTTCCGTGACTATTATGGTCGTACCATTTACAAGTTTGAGTTCCTCTTGGTCATTGGAACAACACTCCACTTGCTTCCCCAATTTTATCTATCTGTTCTGACCTACTTTCAA GTTTTACGGGTGGTTAGGCTAATCAAAGCATCACCTTTACTAGAAGACtttgtttacaaaattttCGGACCTGGCAAGAAACTGGGCAGTCTTATCATTTTCACCATGTGCTTGCTCATCATCACGTCCAGTATATCGATgcagctgttttgttttttggctgACTTCACCAAATTTGAAACTTTTCCAGAG GCTTTCATGTCCATGTTTCAAATTCTGACGCAAGAAGCCTGGGTGGAAGTAATGGACGAAACAATGTTGCGTACAAGTGAAACCATCGTACCCATAGTtgctgtttattttattctttaccATCTTTTCGTTACGCTG ATCGTGCTGAGCTTGTTCGTCGCCGTCATTCTCGATAACTTGGAGTTGGATgaagacataaaaaaattaaaacaattgaAGGCGCGTGAACAAAGTGCCGAAATCAAGAAAACCCTTCCACGTCGTTTGAGACTTTTCGAAAAATTTCCCGATCGCCCTCAGATGACTCGTCTTCACAAGGTTCCATCGGATTTCAATCTGCCCAAG GTTCGAGACAGTTTCGTCCGTCAGTTCATGCTGGAGACGGGTGACGATGAAGACTTGCCAATCGACAAAGGCAACGATGAAAGCAAGGGCAACGGGAAAGTGCTATACCGAAAGAAACAGCCATTGCGTTTGCTGAACAGCGTCATTTCTACCTGCGTTGCGGGCACAAATCAAAAGCAAAATGCCATCACGGGCATTATCAA TGAGTCGAACAATCAACGGTTGCTCTTGGGTGATTCAGGACCTATTCCAATTATTGGTACTGTCAAACAAGGCGCTGCAGGCCAGAAAAATCGTCAGGATTTGAAAAA ggGTGGACATCGAAGTTTTAGGGGATCAGTCAAGATTAAACAGACATACGAACATTTAAAGGAAAATGGCGATCTAGGTGCGATGAACCGGACGTCAACGTCCAGACGAACGCCTGATATCGACATCAAACTACTTCAAGCCAAACGTCAACAGGCCGAGATGCGTCG GAACCAGCGTGAAGAGGATCTACGTGAAAATCATCCTTACTTTGACACCCCGCTGTTCCTCGTGCCCCGTGAATCCGGGTTTCGACGCCTGTGCCAGCGCATGGTTTACGCGAGATACTGTCCGCGCCTCAAAGATCCCATCACGGGCAAAGAGCGCAAACTGCATTACAAACGATTTCA CAACTTGGTGGGATTGGTGACTTACTTGGATTGGGTCATGATCTTCGTCACGACTCTGTCATGTCTGTCGATGATGTTTGAGACGCCGCGCTATCGTCTTTGTGACCATCGTGAACTCCAAATTGCAGAATTCGGTTTCGTCGTCTTTATGAGTTTAGAGCTGGGATTGAAAATTCTGGCAGATGGACTCTTCTTCACTCCGAAAGCGTTGTTCAAAGATGCGGCTGGTATTCTGGATCTGTTTACCTTTGCC GTCGGCTTGGCCATGCTGTGTTGGATGCCTAAAGTAGTACCCCAAAATTCAAGCGCACAATTGTTGCTATTGTTACGCTGTTTACGACCGTTGCGGATCTTTATTCTAGTACCGCACATGAGAAAAGTTGTCTGCGAACTTTGTCGTGGCTTCAAGGAAATTTTGCTCGTCTCAACCCTTCTCATCGTTTTAATGTTTGTCTTCGCCAGCTATGGCGTGCAACTCTACGGTGGAAGGTTAGCCCGTTGCAACGATTCAGAGATTAAAAATCGCGATCTCTGCGTTGGCGTCTTCCTCCGCAAAGTGTTTGTTACCAAAATGAAATTGGCGCCCGGCGAAAATGAAACTCATCCGGCCATTTTAGTACCCCGCGTTTG GGCTAATCCGCGGCGCTTTAATTTTGATAGCATCGGCAACGCCATGCTAGCCTTATTTGAAGTTCTATCTTTTAAAGGCTGGTTAGACATCCGTGATGTTCTTATCAAGACTCTAGGACcg gTTCATGCAATTTACATCCACATCTTTGTCTTTTTGGGTTGCATGATTGGTCTAACGCTGTTTGTCGGCGTCGTTATTGCCAATTATTCAGAAAACAAAGGAACAGCGCTTTTGACTGTTGATCAGCGGCGTTG gtgcgatttaaaaaaaagattgaagaTCGCACAGCCGTTGCATTTACCACCACGTCCGGAGGGCCATAGATTTCGCGCTTTCATATACGATATCACGCAGCATATCTATTTTAAAAGGTTCATCGCACTGATGGTTATATTGAATAGCAGTCTCCTCTGCGTCTCG TGGCGCGAAGATCAGGCGCACACTTCACTGTTGGCCACCATCAGCTCTTGCCTGAGCTTTGTTTTTGTGGCAGAAGTGTCCATGAAGATGATCGCTTTCACTCCCCACGGCTATTGGCAGTCACGACGAAATCGTTACGATACGTTGGTGACCGTAATGGGTCTTGTGTGGgccatcacaaactacaccaTGGGC AATGACTTGTCCCATTCGTTTGGTTTTGTGGCTATCATCCTGCGCTTCTTTACCATAACGGGCAAGCACGCCACACTGAAAATGTTGATGCTCACTGTCGTCGTCTCTGTCTACAAGagcttcttcatcatcatgg GAATGTTCTTGTTGATCTTCGTTTACGCCTTGACTGGCTGCCTGCTGTTTGGCACAGTCAAGTACGGTGAAAGTGTCGGAAG GCAGGCGAATTTCGGTAGCACACCCAGTGGTATCATCATGCTGTTCCGCATTGTGACGGGCGAAGACTGGTACAAAATCATGCACGATTGCATGGTATTGCCGCCGTTTTGTACGCCCGGTACCAATTACTGGGAAACCGATTGTGGCAACTTCACAGCGGCCATGATCTTTTTCTGTTCCTTTTACGTCATCATCACTTATATCGTTCTCAACCTTCTCGTCG CCATTATTATGGAGAACTTTTCTCTATTCTACTCGAACGAGGAAGATGCTCTCCTTTCTTACGCCGATATCCGCAATTTTCAGAACACGTGGAATATCGTCGACGTAAACCAACGTGGTGTCATTCCCGTGCGTAAAGTCAAATTCGTTCTACGTCTGTTGAAAGGCCGTCTCGAAGTCGATCCACAAAAGGATCGACTTCTCTTCAAACACATGTGCTTTGAATTAGAGCGGCTTCATAATGGCGAGGACGTTACTTTCCACGATGTTCTCAA TATGCTGTCGTATCGTTCGGTGGACATCCGAAAGTCTTTGCAACTGGAGGAGCTTATGGCTCGTGAAGAACTTGAATATCTCATCGAAGAAGAAGTGGCAAAGCAAACTATCCGCCAATGGTTGGATTCCTGTTTGAAACGAATGAAAACTGTGAATACCCACGACGCG AAGGATCATAATAGCTTGTTGGCTGGTTTACGGGCCACTAATGACCAACTGCAAGAGGCACAAGAAGAGAAACACCGTGAATTCAGCTCTGGAGGGGGCGAAAGAGATGCGACTGAAGTGAAA GAGACGGATGGTAGCGGCAAACATCGTCGGAAGGGTATGCTGGTCACACGTTCCGACAGCATCAACAGCGTCAGTGGCCGTCGCCTGTTTTACGCGCCCTGTCATGGTGACGGATCTACGCAGCAACGGCCCACATACGACAAGGAAAGGCTCGGTGTCTCTTCCAATCCGAAGAAGAGACCTTCGCGTCAAA GCACAGGTAAAGGGATTCCTTCTTCCAGCTTTTCCCATTCTGTTGGCGAGTGTAGTCCTGGTACCAGTCCGACATG TCCAACAGGCAGCGGCCAGCACGTCCTGGTCTTCCCATACTCGAGCATTGGTGGTGGTGCCTCTTCCAACTGGTCAAGCCGTGGCCCTGGCCATCCGCTGCCTCCGCTGGCACCACCCAGTGCTTTGGCCGTTCGCGTTGCATCGGCTGTTACCGAGGTGCAGGACTGGTGGCGCGATCAACTGGCATCCCTTGACGATTCTGATGACGATTGA
- the LOC116929436 gene encoding lysosomal cobalamin transporter ABCD4, translating into MTTKEDDEDGKDHGFNVNFFRRFWRLQHLLFPGVFSLPLGLFSLLLLVALLDEFIIYGVGLIPSGFYQVLGEKDLPGFINQTLRSVGIILAVAVNKAIKTYISQVLNLTWRQLLTRAVHRLYFTDINYYQLNVLDKFVDNPDQRITADINILCLVFSSVAIKVVVSPFTIAYYSYKAYVGTGWVGPTSCFLFFIVGTFVNKLLMSPIVAWVVRNERREGDFRYKHMQIRSNAESLAFLTGARLEESKTNNKLDLLLTTQHSLYGRQFFLNLAVNMFDYLGSIISYLALAVPIFSGRYDGLSSAELSALISQNAFVCIYLISTFSTLVDLSSSVTQLAGVTHRVSELIERLQQLYDRSDAETPGDLKVVSVGKKNSVGTMDDMKQEGYLMEGVAFKAPGRSEDLVKELYLHLRPGESLLITGSSSAGKTSLLRLLRGLWKLNRGTLTAHCTPGPCGVLFLPQKPYLTDGTLREQITFPLSVDLDLIPNDETEELLSYLHKMKLDGLMTRIGGLDRPAEWNWYDVLSPGEMQRLSFIRLLYHKPAMAFLDEATSALDMEMEQLLYSAAVDKGITLISVGHRESLRAFHKNLLHLKGDGSWTLEPIRPHSQELSS; encoded by the exons ATGACTACCAAAGAGGATGACGAGGATGGCAAAGATCACGGTTTCAACGTCAACTTTTTTCGTCGTTTCTGGAGGCTTCAACATCTTCTCTTTCCTGGAGTGTTTTCACTACCACTAGGATTATTTTCATTACTACTTTTGGTGGCTCTTTTAG aCGAGTTCATAATTTATGGTGTTGGTCTGATACCTAGTGGCTTCTACCAGGTTTTGGGGGAAAAGGACCTTCCTGGTTTCATTAACCAGACTCTTAGAAGTGTGGGGATAATTCTAGCAGTAGCAGTCAACAAAGCCATCAAAACATACATTTCTCAGGTTCTCAACTTGACTTGGAGACAACTTCTCACCAGAGCTGTCCATCGTCTTTATTTTACTGACATCAACTACTACCAGCTGAATGTTCTTGATAAATTTGTAGACAATCC GGACCAGAGAATCACTGCAGACATCAACATTTTGTGTCTTGTATTTAGCAGTGTTGCCATAAAAGTTGTAGTTTCTCCTTTTACTATTGCATATTATAGCTACAAAGCCTATGTTGG GACAGGATGGGTTGGCCCAACAtcatgtttccttttttttattgttggaACGTTTGTGAACAAGTTGCTCATGTCACCTATTGTGGCTTGGGTGGTAAGAAACGAACGCAGGGAGGGTGACTTTAG GTACAAACATATGCAAATTAGGAGTAATGCCGAATCGTTGGCTTTCCTGACTGGCGCTAGACTAGAAGAATCGAAAACCAATAATAAACTAGACTTGCTGCTTACAACTCAACACAGCCTCTATGGCCGGCAGTTTTTCCTCAATTTGGCCGTCAACATGTTCGATTATCTTGGCAGCATAATCAGTTACTTGGCGCTGGCCGTACCCATCTTCTCCGGACGCTATGACGGACTCTCATCCGCTGAACTCAGTGCTCTCATCAGCCAAAACGCATTCGTCTGTATCTATCTCATTTCAACGTTCAGCACTTTGGTTGATTTATCTTCGAGTGTCAC TCAGCTTGCCGGTGTCACTCATCGTGTTTCCGAGCTGATTGAACGACTTCAACAGCTATACGACCGGAGTGATGCCGAGACTCCAGG GGATCTGAAAGTGGTCAGCGTTGGCAAGAAAAATTCTGTCGGCACGATGGACGACATGAAACAAGAGGGCTATTTAATGGAGGGCGTAGCATTCAAAGCGCCCGGCAGAAGCGAAGACCTAGTCAAGGAGTTGTACTTGCATTTGAGACCAGGTGAAAGCCTACTCATCACTGGCAGCAGCTCGGCAGGGAAAACAAGTTTACTGCGGTTGTTGCGTGGACTCTGGAAACTCAATCGTGGTACCTTGACTGCCCATTGCACACCCGGACCGTGTGGCGTTCTGTTTCTACCTCAGAAACCTTATTTGACAGACGGCACGCTTAGGGAACAG ATTACGTTTCCCCTGAGCGTCGATTTGGACCTGATTCCTAATGACGAAACGGAAGAATTGCTCAGTTACCTACATAAGATGAAGCTTGATGGATTGATGACTCGCATTGGTGGCTTGGATCGGCCAGCCGAATGGAATTG gtATGACGTACTTTCACCTGGCGAAATGCAGCGCTTGTCCTTCATCCGCTTGCTGTACCACAAACCTGCCATGGCATTCTTAGATGAAGCTACCTCCGCCTTGGATATGGAAATGGAACAGTTGCTGTACAGCGCTGCTGTTGACAAGGGCATAACTCTAATTAGTGTCGGCCATCGTGAGTCACTTCGTGCCTTCCACAAAAACTTGCTGCACCTCAAAGGCGATGGTAGTTGGACACTGGAACCGATACGTCCCCATAGCCAAGAGCTTTCCAGTTAA
- the LOC116929423 gene encoding WD repeat and HMG-box DNA-binding protein 1, with translation MKRMKFAHVEGHTDLTYSEDGSNIITCGADGDYRVWKGYEDDDPECIRVGDEATAITFKNEKIYVGTDMHVLQIFSHPDNQTDGIVTRFTSTITHISFNKDGSKVAAGSGDMTIKVKDLAPSSKNKEVVFTGHTAPILSVSLDPKSEFLASSSCDGTVRVWCLTTNEQVQSWQWGPKSNDFSNSPSLCRVHFEPTTGRFLAIPFYQSSTVKILERKTWKEVAELADHRLKDISICCWSTCGKFLATASKAGDILIWDMQSKAVINAYQHEKKTQICNLAWNPVMNTNKEIAFCDCRGHIGLLDNVTSPDGKTQQNTKASNSVTCVGDEDDAEISISQIKKNTGFTIDEENGKDVFTGVRSSPMEFDVLDDVASKISSRPSSPLASTSRRRYAPSKKQEPFQPGSSPDHLLHRYMVWNNIGIVRCFGEDGDQTTSNIEVEFHDTSVHHGLHIPNTLGHTMAALSAQALFLAGPALEDGSSKLVCVNFAAWDGHKEWTTTLPLGEDALALAVGDSWVAVATSRRLLRLFSNSGLQRAVISLPGPIICLAGHGPKLFMAYHAGMGMDDEQSIGYALMNIDKKSPIGYEWLANPQLLPLGPECELSWAGFSDEGTLSTMDSSGLLQVQLRPGMWMPLLDTRQNVKGKSDHYFLIGLSELEKCVRCVLCKGARYPPTLPRPNIALLDVKLPLCDVTNEKTQLEEALIQSSLQMQLASTLDQTGFDVDDPRDKADRLSKESLMKMFALACQAEREVRAVEVADWMLSEQLLQLAVKYATRARKRQLANRLTSMAEQLVSEREAEETLLLESTRSSFLSAPNASHTLDEDRDMFASTPPILEVEDNPILQAKQRKTSVAGAAPIDGGKTIRPMSQNRKNPFAKKTSITDDSSPGATPSPRGLAVFDQPKVTQTKTTTGPSKENAKTKMTKQPTLFGMKKTAKEVAPSPQEISPESQDSLPIPAQQPPKSGFMLWLDQNKAQLKVDNPECNEAELVRLGAQKFKTLSEEERQKYTRKRKSSGDAEQPDETVKKTRPTLAERLSTFEA, from the exons atgaagaggATGAAATTTGCCCATGTCGAAGGGCATACTGACCTTACGTATTCGGAAGATGGCTc aaaTATCATAACATGTGGTGCTGATGGAGATTATCGTGTTTGGAAAGGATATGAAGATGATGATCCTGAATGTATTCGTGTTGGAGATGAGGCTACTGCAATTACTTTTAAG AATGAAAAGATTTATGTTGGGACAGATATGCATGTTCTACAAATTTTTTCACATCCTGACAACCAAACTGATGGCATTGTAACACGGTTTACTTCTACAATTACTCACATATCATTTAACAAAGATGGTTCCAAAGTTGCAGCTGGTTCAGG TGATATGACTATTAAGGTTAAAGACCTAGCCCCTTCCAGCAAGAACAAAGAAGTTGTGTTTACTGGGCACACAGCACCAATTCTCAGTGTCAGCCTTGATCCCAAATCTGAGTTCTTG GCATCGAGTAGCTGCGACGGAACCGTCCGCGTCTGGTGCCTGACTACCAATGAACAGGTTCAATCTTGGCAATGGGGTCCTAAGAGTAACGATTTTAGCAATTCGCCTTCGCTTTGCCGCGTCCATTTTGAACCTACGACTGGTCGTTTCCTGGCCATTCCATTTTATCAGTCATCAACGGTCAAAATACTGGAGAGAAAAACTTGGAAGGAGGTTGCCGAACTTGCTGACCATCGCCTAAAAGAT ATTTCTATTTGTTGCTGGTCTACATGCGGCAAGTTTTTAGCAACCGCTTCTAAGGCTGGTGATATTCTTATTTGGGATATGCAATCAAAAGCTGTGATCAACGCGTATCagcatgaaaagaaaacacaaatttgCAACTTGGCGTGGAACCCAGTCATGAACACTAACAAAGAGATTGCATTCTGTGATTGCAGGGGTCACATTGGCCTTTTGGACAATGTAACCTCTCCAGATGGAAAGACACAGCAAAATACAAAGGCTTCCAACAGTGTTACATGTGTTGGTGATGAAGATGACGCAGAAATATCCATAAGTCAGATTAAGAAGAATACTGGATTTACTatagacgaagaaaatggaaaagatgTCTTCACGGGAGTTCGATCATCTCCTATGG AATTTGATGTCCTCGACGATGTGGCCTCTAAGATTAGCAGCAGACCTTCTAGTCCCTTAGCCAGTACTTCCAGGCGTCGTTACGCCCCAAGCAAAAAACAAGAGCCATTTCAACCGGGATCATCTCCAGATCATCTTCTTCACCGTTATATGGTCTGGAACAACATCGGAATCGTTCGTTGCTTTGGAGAAGACGGTGATCAGACGACCAGCAACATTGAAGTCGAATTCCATGATACATCCGTGCACCACGGACTGCACATACCCAACACTTTGGGCCATACCATGGCCGCACTCTCTGCTCAAGCACTCTTTTTGGCTGGTCCGGCACTAGAGGACGGATCTAGTAAGCTTGTCTGCGTTAATTTTGCCGCTTGGGATGGACATAAAGAATGGACGACTACTTTACCTCTCGGTGAGGACGCATTAGCCTTAGCCGTCGGTGACAGTTGGGTGGCCGTAGCCACTTCCAGACGATTATTGAGACTCTTTTCAAATTCGGGTCTCCAACGAGCTGTAATCTCGTTACCTGGTCCGATCATCTGTCTCGCTGGTCACGGTCCAAAACTGTTCATGGCTTATCACGCTGGAATGG GCATGGATGATGAACAATCTATCGGTTATGCACTCATGAACATCGATAAAAAATCTCCCATTGGTTACGAGTGGCTGGCCAACCCGCAATTGCTTCCTTTGGGTCCAGAATGCGAGTTATCATGGGCTGGTTTCAGCGACGAAGGAACACTGTCCACAATGGATAGCAGTGGTCTTCTTCAAGTGCAACTTCGTCCCGGCATGTGGATGCCTTTGCTCGACACTAGACAAAACGTCAAGGGCAAATCCGATCATTATTTTCTTATCGGGCTGAGCGAGCTGGAAAAATGCGTCCGTTGCGTGCTGTGTAAGGGTGCCCGTTACCCTCCCACCTTGCCACGGCCCAACATAGCCCTACTTGACGTCAAATTGCCATTGTGTGACGTTACCAATGAGAAGACACAGCTGGAAGAAGCCCTAATTCAATCATCGCTACAAATGCAGCTGGCCAGTACATTGGATCAAACTGGATTCGATGTAGACGACCCTCGAGACAAAGCCGACCGCCTATCAAAGGAATCTTTGATGAAGATGTTCGCC CTAGCCTGTCAGGCTGAACGAGAAGTCCGAGCCGTGGAAGTGGCCGACTGGATGCTTAGCGAACAGTTGCTGCAACTGGCCGTCAAATACGCAACACGGGCTAGGAAACGACAGCTAGCTAATAGACTTACAAGCATGGCTGAGCAACTTGTCAGTGAGCGCGAAGCTGAGGAAACGCTATTGCTCGAATCAACTCGTTCTTCATTTCTGTCTGCGCCGAATGCTTCCCATACTTTGGATGAAGACAG GGATATGTTTGCTTCTACACCTCCCATTCTCGAAGTTGAGG ACAACCCAATTCTTCAAgcaaagcaaagaaaaacttctGTTGCTGGAGCGGCACCTATAGACGGCGGTAAAACGATTCGCCCGATGAGTCAAAACAGGAAAAACCCTTTCGCGAAAAAGACTTCCATCACGGATGATTCATCGCCGGGAGCCACACCTTCTCCTCGCGGTTTGGCCGTCTTTGACCAGCCAAAAGTAACACAAACGAAAACAACGACTGGGCCATCGAAAGAAAATGCCAAGACTAAAATGACCAAGCAGCCGACGCTCTTCGGCATGAAAAAAACGGCGAAAGAAGTTGCACCATCCCCTCAAGAAATCTCACCAGAGTCCCAAGACTCTTTGCCGATTCCAGCCCAGCAGCCTCCAAAAAGTGGGTTTATGCTTTGGTTGGATCAAAACAAAGCCCAACTTAAGGTCGACAATCCTGAATGTAACGAGGCTGAACTGGTTCGATTGGGAGCGCAGAAATTCAAAACCCTGTCAGAAGAGGAGCGACAG AAATACACGCGCAAGAGAAAGTCTTCCGGGGATGCAGAACAGCCGGATGAAACGGTTAAAAAGACGAGACCGACTCTGGCTGAAAGACTTTCGACTTTCGAAGCCTAA